A genomic window from Patagioenas fasciata isolate bPatFas1 unplaced genomic scaffold, bPatFas1.hap1 Unplaced_5, whole genome shotgun sequence includes:
- the LOC139826882 gene encoding dynein axonemal heavy chain 9-like yields the protein MVQMLCYLLECLLAEENTPPDCPKELDELYFVFAAVWAFGGSMFRDQLVDYRVEFSKWWVAEFKTIKFPSQGTVFDFYIDPETKKFEPWSKLIPQFEFDPEMPLQACLVPTTETVRVRYFMDRLLERRRPVMLVGNAGTGKSVLVGDKLCSLDTDAYVVKKVPFNYYTTSAMLQGKTMAEMWGFCLAGHQIPGVSVGVWSWVCTVGTALAPTDS from the exons atggttcagatgttgtgctacctccttgaatgtctcctggcagaggagaacacacctcctgactgtcccaaggagcttgatgaactttactttgtctttgctgccgtctgggcctttggtggatcaatgtttcgagatcag cttgtggactacagagtggagttcagcaagtggtgggtggcagaattcaagactatcaagtttccctctcagggcacagtctttgacttctacattgatccagaaacgaagaagtttgaaccttggtctaaacttattcctcagtttgaatttgatccagaaatgcccttacag gcttgcctggtgcccaccaccgagacggtccgtgtgcggtacttcatggacaggctcctggagcgccggcgccccgtgatgctggtgggcaacgccggcacggggaagtctgtgctggtgggggacaagctctgctcactggatacagacgcctatgtggtgaagaaggtcccgtttaactactacaccacctctgccatgctgcaaggtaagacaatggctgagatgtggggcttctgcctggcaggtcaccaaattcctggggtgtccgtcggggtttggagctgggtgtgcactgtgggcactgcactggcacccactgactcttaa